Proteins encoded together in one Pseudoalteromonas xiamenensis window:
- a CDS encoding DUF2835 domain-containing protein translates to MQEYLFTLALTHDQCMHYYQGTVQFVQVMSDNGKRIRFPAARLRPFISSIGIRGRFRLILSENNQFQSLEKIL, encoded by the coding sequence ATGCAGGAATATTTGTTCACACTTGCACTGACGCATGATCAATGCATGCATTATTACCAAGGTACAGTGCAATTTGTCCAAGTTATGTCTGATAATGGGAAGCGAATTCGCTTCCCGGCTGCTCGATTACGTCCCTTTATCAGTTCAATAGGGATACGAGGTCGATTCAGATTAATCTTGTCTGAAAACAATCAGTTTCAAAGCTTAGAAAAAATACTTTAA
- the nhaC gene encoding Na+/H+ antiporter NhaC, whose protein sequence is MKEIKQPTYIDALIPITVLVSLLGAAVFLFGDNSSSGPNQIALLFATFTAALIGLKNGYTWKTLEEAMIKGITISLGAILILLMVGALIGTWLLSGTVPTLIYYGLQIIDPQWFYAASCLICGIVAMSIGSSWTTAATIGVALLGVATGLGLDHVVTAGAVISGAYFGDKLSPLSETTNLAPAVAGADLFDHIQHMLWTTVPSFVIALIIFLVMGFNAEVSSEAHQIEAIVSILQANFNISLVMLVPLIVLLTLAIRKMPAFPAISIGAVIGAVWALLFQGDLIAKQVEVGQGELIGQFKLVWQTFFAGFSIDTGDTKMNDLLSGGGMASMLTTTWLVMTALMFGAIMEKTGLLEMFVKSILKVARRTGSLIAATIATCIGTNAVAADQYIAIVVPGRMFKEEYKKRGLKAVNLSRTLEDGGTITSPLIPWNTCGAYMQSVLMVNPFDYAFYAFFNLINPVLAIVYAYLGIKILKIKPKHLEDSAE, encoded by the coding sequence TTGAAAGAAATAAAACAACCTACCTACATTGACGCTCTTATTCCAATTACAGTTTTAGTCAGCTTGCTTGGAGCTGCTGTATTTCTGTTTGGTGATAATTCCTCGTCAGGTCCAAACCAAATTGCGTTATTGTTTGCGACCTTCACCGCAGCCTTAATTGGTTTGAAAAATGGTTACACTTGGAAAACGCTTGAAGAAGCGATGATCAAAGGTATCACGATATCACTAGGCGCTATTTTGATCTTGCTCATGGTTGGCGCACTTATTGGCACGTGGTTATTGTCAGGTACAGTACCGACACTCATTTATTACGGATTACAGATTATTGACCCTCAGTGGTTTTACGCTGCAAGTTGCCTAATATGCGGTATCGTTGCGATGAGTATAGGTAGTTCTTGGACTACTGCAGCGACAATAGGTGTCGCATTACTTGGCGTTGCTACCGGCCTTGGATTAGATCATGTAGTCACGGCAGGCGCTGTTATCTCAGGCGCGTATTTCGGGGATAAATTAAGCCCACTTTCTGAAACCACAAACTTGGCACCAGCAGTTGCTGGTGCTGATCTGTTTGACCATATTCAGCATATGCTTTGGACCACAGTGCCTAGTTTCGTTATTGCCCTCATTATTTTCTTAGTGATGGGATTTAATGCTGAAGTGTCGAGCGAGGCACATCAAATCGAAGCAATTGTGAGCATTTTGCAAGCTAACTTTAACATCAGTTTAGTGATGTTGGTTCCACTAATTGTTCTGTTGACGCTAGCAATCAGGAAGATGCCTGCGTTTCCCGCAATTTCAATTGGTGCTGTGATAGGTGCTGTTTGGGCACTTCTGTTCCAAGGTGATTTAATTGCAAAACAAGTTGAAGTCGGTCAAGGTGAATTGATCGGGCAGTTCAAACTCGTATGGCAAACGTTTTTTGCAGGCTTTAGTATTGATACTGGTGACACAAAGATGAATGATTTGCTAAGCGGCGGCGGTATGGCGAGCATGCTTACGACCACGTGGTTGGTGATGACAGCACTCATGTTCGGTGCAATTATGGAAAAAACAGGCTTACTGGAAATGTTTGTTAAGAGCATTTTGAAAGTGGCACGTCGAACTGGTTCGCTCATCGCTGCGACAATCGCGACGTGTATTGGAACGAATGCGGTAGCTGCGGACCAATACATTGCTATTGTAGTCCCAGGTAGAATGTTTAAAGAAGAATATAAAAAGCGCGGATTAAAAGCCGTTAACTTATCACGTACCTTAGAAGACGGTGGCACGATCACTAGCCCTCTTATCCCGTGGAATACCTGTGGTGCGTACATGCAAAGCGTTTTGATGGTAAATCCATTTGACTATGCGTTTTATGCGTTCTTTAATTTAATAAATCCTGTCCTCGCGATAGTCTACGCCTACTTAGGTATTAAAATATTGAAGATAAAGCCTAAGCACTTGGAAGACTCTGCAGAATAA
- the prc gene encoding carboxy terminal-processing peptidase, with amino-acid sequence MSKTWSLISFAAAFASFATIASTDEITEKDIPHLKQESQHAIASKRVTNLFTRAHYKHIELNDVLSAQIFDRFVDTIDFNKSVLLQSDVDAFKKYQNAFDDGLTSGKLDFAFDFFNLALQRRFERYEHAISLLDKEMTFDKEDDYEFDREDATWAKSTAELDEIWRQRVKYDALRLKMTGKDWAGIKDVLTKRYKNALKRLVQSNAEDAFQIVMNSFARSIEAHTSYLSPRRAEQFKMDMELELEGIGAVLGYDEDYTVIRSLVPGGPADKSEQIKADDKIIGVAQDKEDFVDVIGWRLDDVVDLIKGPKGTKVRLQYLKGADAHGTPKVVEIVRDKIRLEDRAAKSEVFHANYSNLTSKVGVIEIPSFYNNLSKDVKAEIAKLKEEKVDGIIIDLRQNGGGSLYEATQLTGLFIDQGPVVQIHTLNNRIEAQEDRDGVVFYNGPMTVLVDRYSASASEIFAAAMQDYGRAVIIGEQTFGKGTVQQHKPLGRAYDLYDNALGSVQYTIAKFYRINGGSTQHKGVVPDISFPSAVDPADWGESQEDNALPWDSILRAKYSTVDALGGAVSYLSELHNKRIKSEPEFNYVFEDIERYKKEKDDKTISLVEAKRVQEREERDARSLKRANERLVRLGKEKIETLDDAPEVLAELDPFLEEAALITQDLITYGRLAKNTK; translated from the coding sequence GATGTGCTCTCTGCTCAAATTTTTGATCGCTTTGTCGACACCATTGATTTTAACAAAAGTGTCTTGCTACAAAGCGATGTTGATGCCTTTAAAAAATATCAAAACGCATTTGACGATGGGTTAACTTCAGGCAAGTTAGACTTTGCTTTTGATTTTTTCAATTTAGCCCTACAACGTCGTTTTGAACGTTACGAGCACGCCATTTCATTACTTGATAAAGAAATGACTTTCGATAAAGAAGACGACTACGAGTTTGATCGTGAAGACGCCACGTGGGCGAAATCTACGGCTGAACTTGATGAGATTTGGCGTCAACGGGTTAAATATGATGCATTGCGTCTAAAAATGACGGGTAAAGATTGGGCTGGCATAAAAGACGTTTTGACGAAACGCTATAAAAACGCGTTAAAACGTTTGGTTCAATCAAATGCAGAAGATGCTTTCCAAATCGTCATGAACTCATTTGCCCGCAGTATTGAAGCACATACTTCTTATCTTTCTCCGCGCCGCGCAGAGCAATTCAAAATGGATATGGAGCTTGAGCTAGAAGGTATCGGTGCTGTACTTGGCTATGACGAAGATTACACGGTGATCCGCAGCCTCGTCCCCGGTGGACCCGCGGATAAATCTGAGCAAATAAAAGCCGACGATAAAATTATCGGTGTCGCACAGGATAAAGAAGACTTTGTTGATGTGATTGGCTGGCGTTTAGACGATGTAGTCGATCTCATCAAAGGTCCGAAAGGCACCAAAGTCCGTTTACAGTATCTTAAAGGCGCAGACGCTCACGGTACACCAAAAGTGGTTGAAATCGTACGTGACAAAATCCGTTTAGAAGACCGTGCGGCGAAATCTGAAGTTTTCCATGCAAATTATTCGAATTTAACGAGTAAAGTAGGGGTGATAGAAATCCCGAGTTTCTATAATAATCTCTCTAAAGACGTTAAAGCCGAAATTGCGAAATTAAAAGAAGAGAAAGTCGATGGGATCATTATCGATCTTCGTCAAAACGGCGGTGGTTCGCTCTATGAAGCGACTCAATTGACCGGTTTGTTTATCGACCAAGGTCCTGTGGTTCAAATTCACACGCTTAACAACCGTATCGAAGCACAAGAAGACCGAGATGGCGTAGTCTTTTACAATGGCCCTATGACGGTTTTAGTGGATAGATACAGCGCATCCGCTTCCGAGATATTTGCGGCTGCAATGCAAGATTATGGTCGTGCCGTTATCATTGGCGAGCAAACTTTTGGTAAAGGGACGGTCCAACAACACAAACCACTTGGCCGAGCTTATGATCTGTATGACAACGCGCTAGGTAGCGTGCAGTATACGATTGCAAAGTTCTATCGCATTAACGGTGGTAGTACTCAACATAAAGGTGTTGTACCTGATATTTCGTTCCCGTCTGCAGTTGACCCAGCTGATTGGGGTGAAAGCCAAGAGGATAATGCACTACCTTGGGATAGTATTTTACGAGCCAAGTACAGCACAGTTGACGCATTAGGTGGTGCAGTGAGTTACTTAAGCGAATTACACAACAAGCGCATTAAATCTGAGCCAGAATTTAACTACGTGTTTGAAGACATTGAGCGCTACAAGAAAGAAAAAGACGATAAGACGATTTCACTTGTAGAAGCTAAACGTGTTCAAGAACGAGAAGAGCGCGATGCAAGATCATTGAAACGAGCAAACGAGCGTTTAGTACGTCTTGGCAAAGAGAAAATCGAAACGTTAGATGATGCCCCAGAGGTACTTGCTGAGCTTGACCCATTTTTGGAAGAAGCCGCTTTGATTACGCAGGATTTAATCACCTACGGCCGACTGGCTAAGAATACAAAATAA
- the pepN gene encoding aminopeptidase N — MSTKPQAKYLKDYTPPSHHVESIELTFELSPNETLVTARSVWVANSDTATALSLDGVDLDLVELTVDGVAVDSYELNENKLNLSELPTRFRLEIKTKIDPANNTSLEGLYQSAGAFCTQCEAEGFRKITYFLDRPDVLTVYTVKVIASQNIPYLLSNGNKIEEGQLSDGRHFATWHDPYRKPSYLFALVAGDFDVLKDTFKTRSGRDVELALFVDKGNLPKAPHAMNSLKAAMAWDETRFSLEYDLDIYMIVAVDFFNMGAMENKGLNIFNSACVLANQETATDRDYHTIESIVGHEYFHNWTGNRITCRDWFQLSLKEGLTVFRDQEFSSDLGSRGLNRIDAVNAMRMHQFAEDEGPMAHPIRPEKVIEMNNFYTVTVYNKGAEVIRMLHSLLGEDGFQKGMLLYVERHDGQAATCDDFVAAMSDANNVDLSQFKLWYSQHGTTTLKATTTYDEQSRRYSLTLTQRPPKNNASQPPLLIPVAIQLLDRNGNDIALSNASNVANNVLQLSDYEQTFEFENIQNEPVIVLLEDFSSPVKVQFEQCLEDKLHILKFARSDYSRWEAMQQIFTQAVVEAVNSESRDLDSRIVDACKSLLEKPVGDLALLSELLVLPNFETLASQFDTTPVDALVEIIDCFEQQLAEKLKPYWSTVYANLMENHALNAEGVGVRSLQNTSLYYLAKVSDAEIDAWLEKAAVSVNMTTKLGALRAMVGASHSLLEESMTRFDGQWRHDLLVMDKWFAMQAMRRDENAIARLKSLFTHPCFDKSNPNRVRALIGSFARANVRHFHRIDGQGYQILGDLLLELNDINPQNASRMLTPFMSWKRFDGQRAEQMKSQLQRLADLPNLSDDLFEKVEKALAG, encoded by the coding sequence ATGTCAACAAAACCTCAAGCAAAGTATTTAAAGGATTACACTCCTCCTAGCCACCACGTCGAATCTATCGAACTGACCTTTGAACTCTCGCCAAATGAGACGCTCGTAACAGCGCGCTCAGTTTGGGTTGCCAACTCGGATACGGCAACGGCATTAAGTTTAGATGGTGTTGATTTGGATTTAGTTGAGCTCACAGTCGACGGTGTTGCTGTTGATTCGTATGAACTGAATGAGAACAAATTAAACCTATCTGAGCTTCCCACGCGTTTTAGGTTAGAAATTAAGACTAAAATTGATCCTGCAAACAACACCTCGCTTGAAGGTTTATATCAATCTGCCGGCGCGTTCTGTACGCAATGTGAAGCCGAGGGATTTAGGAAAATTACCTATTTTCTTGATAGACCCGACGTATTAACTGTTTATACGGTTAAAGTCATTGCATCACAGAATATCCCTTATCTCCTTTCCAATGGTAACAAGATTGAAGAAGGGCAGCTAAGTGATGGCCGTCACTTTGCGACGTGGCATGATCCATACCGCAAACCTAGCTACCTATTCGCACTTGTTGCAGGCGATTTTGACGTTTTAAAAGATACGTTTAAAACTCGATCAGGAAGAGACGTTGAGCTCGCGTTATTTGTAGATAAAGGAAACTTGCCAAAAGCGCCACATGCTATGAACTCGTTAAAAGCTGCCATGGCATGGGATGAAACACGATTCAGCCTTGAATACGACCTCGATATTTACATGATAGTTGCGGTCGACTTTTTCAACATGGGTGCGATGGAAAACAAAGGGCTAAATATCTTCAATAGTGCTTGCGTTCTTGCTAATCAGGAAACGGCGACCGACAGAGATTACCATACAATTGAGTCAATCGTCGGTCATGAATACTTCCATAACTGGACTGGCAACCGAATCACTTGTCGCGATTGGTTTCAGTTGTCCTTGAAAGAAGGTTTAACCGTATTTCGTGATCAAGAATTTAGTTCCGATCTTGGCTCGAGAGGTCTCAACCGTATCGATGCGGTAAATGCAATGCGAATGCACCAATTTGCTGAAGATGAAGGGCCAATGGCTCACCCAATTCGTCCTGAGAAAGTAATTGAAATGAATAACTTCTATACCGTTACGGTATACAACAAAGGTGCCGAAGTTATTCGAATGCTGCATTCTCTACTCGGGGAGGACGGTTTTCAAAAAGGAATGCTGTTGTACGTTGAACGTCATGATGGACAAGCCGCCACTTGTGATGATTTTGTCGCTGCAATGTCCGATGCAAATAATGTAGACCTTTCTCAATTTAAATTGTGGTACAGCCAGCATGGAACCACAACATTAAAGGCAACGACAACGTACGATGAGCAAAGCAGACGCTATTCATTGACGTTGACTCAGCGTCCACCTAAAAACAACGCCAGTCAACCTCCACTGCTTATTCCCGTCGCAATTCAATTGTTAGATCGTAACGGTAATGACATTGCACTCAGCAACGCATCAAACGTTGCTAATAATGTGCTTCAATTAAGTGACTACGAGCAAACGTTTGAGTTTGAGAATATACAAAATGAGCCTGTTATTGTATTGCTGGAAGATTTTTCCTCGCCCGTTAAAGTTCAATTTGAACAGTGTCTAGAAGATAAGCTTCACATTCTTAAATTTGCCCGAAGTGACTATTCTCGCTGGGAGGCCATGCAACAAATCTTTACCCAAGCGGTTGTTGAAGCAGTAAATAGCGAATCGCGAGATCTTGACTCCCGAATCGTTGATGCGTGTAAATCGCTTTTAGAAAAGCCTGTTGGTGACTTAGCCTTGCTCAGCGAATTGCTAGTACTACCGAACTTTGAAACACTCGCGAGTCAGTTTGATACGACACCCGTGGATGCGCTTGTTGAGATTATCGATTGTTTTGAGCAACAGCTGGCCGAAAAGCTGAAACCATATTGGTCCACTGTCTATGCGAATTTGATGGAGAATCATGCGTTAAATGCAGAAGGTGTAGGCGTCCGTTCGCTTCAAAACACAAGTTTGTATTACCTTGCCAAAGTCTCAGATGCTGAAATTGACGCTTGGTTGGAAAAGGCGGCAGTAAGTGTAAATATGACAACCAAACTCGGCGCATTACGCGCGATGGTTGGTGCCTCTCATTCATTGCTTGAAGAATCAATGACTCGATTTGATGGCCAATGGCGACATGATTTATTGGTCATGGATAAGTGGTTTGCAATGCAGGCAATGCGTAGAGATGAAAATGCAATTGCTCGTTTAAAATCGCTGTTTACACATCCTTGCTTTGATAAAAGTAATCCTAACCGTGTCAGGGCTTTGATCGGTAGCTTTGCGCGCGCCAATGTTCGTCATTTTCATAGAATTGACGGGCAGGGTTATCAAATTCTCGGGGACTTGCTTCTTGAGCTAAACGACATTAATCCGCAAAATGCGTCAAGAATGCTAACGCCATTTATGAGTTGGAAGCGCTTTGACGGACAGCGGGCTGAACAAATGAAGTCTCAGCTACAGCGGCTCGCCGATTTACCGAATCTGAGTGACGATCTATTTGAAAAGGTAGAAAAGGCGCTAGCGGGCTAA